ACAATGAGTGATATGCTTCCCTTCTCCCATACACCTCAGCTCTGGATGGCGGTCTtctctcatacacctcagctctgGATGGCGGTCTtctctcatacacctcagctctgGATGGCGGTCTtctctcatacacctcagctctgGATAGCGGTCTtctctcatacacctcagctctgGATGGCGGTCTtctctcatacacctcagctctgGATGGCGGTCTtctctcatacacctcagctctgGATGGCGGTCTtctctcatacacctcagctctgGATGGCGGTCTtctctcatacacctcagctctgGATGGCGGTCTtctctcatacacctcagctctaGATGGCGGTCTTCTCTCATACACCTCAGCGCTGGATGGCGGTCTtctctcatacacctcagctctgGATGGCGGTCTtctctcatacacctcagctctgGATGGCGGTCTtctctcatacacctcagctcttAATGGCGGTCTtctctcatacacctcagctctgGATGGCGGTCTTCTCTGGTCTATGTGTCTAGAGTTGTTTGCTgaatactgggagtagtagtccatCCAGGGGTTGGGCCAAGCCTGATGACCTCCTTGTACTGGATATGGAAGGTAATATCCATAAGCTCCCTGTATGTGATGGTATGGTGGAGGAGGCGGATACCCTCCCCTCCAGGGGTCCAGATCTGCCGGTGGTCCTGGGTGAGGTTGGCTATACCAGTGGGGGGGCCCATGGTCCATTTTAATCGGTAAATGTCCCCTATAGGCTGAAGAAGGAAATCATATAACGTAAATCATCTGTCATTGAATCTAATAGTAATCTAGAATTTACTATCCAATCCTGACGTCCTACCTCTTCCCTATGCCGCCAggtaatactctgtgctcctaCTCCCCTGCTGCCTGTCCCTGAACTTATGGGACCTATAGGAAGAATTCTGCTCTCTGAACGTATAGTGCCTATAGGACCATGCTGCTCCTTGTCTCTGAACCTATAGGGACTGATAAGGCTAGGGGGTGTGATGTTACCTCTTTACACTGTATGACTACACCCCCTAGCCTTATCAGCGACTATACTGCTCCATGTCCCATAGGGACCATACTGCTCCCTGAACTTATAGTGCCGTGTCCCAGAGCAGATGTTACACTGATATCTATAGCATGTGTTGGTCGGTATTGATGTGTTTCTATACTCTGATATGTAAGACTGCAGTTGGCActcccaccacttggtgtcactgtctcCTGGTACACCACTAAGCACAGCTAACGTGAAAAgtaatgtggtatcccaccacgggtgtttctgttTTGAACAACCCTCTCAAAAGCCTGGTACTTCAAAAGTAGAGTAGTGATGAAGtattgtataagttttgccactagattaGCACTATGTCTAtttatgtgtatatgttgcacagctgcaaTCACCTAAGAGAGAGActcttcttctacctatctctatcctcctttcttctcacactctcttaTCCACCACTCACAGCAGCTGTtccatacaccctgtaggaagttgtcacatggggagaggaaaagCAGTTAAGTtcttctctgattctctgaggaggaGTAGCACACAGAGCCAGGCTCCTGTCtaagtacagcagggatgcctgatctgtgccaggttccctgtccgggacagaccagctgtagtgtacagacacgtATGTAGAATACAGAAACTCTCTCTTTcttaaaaggggtagtccggcgggggggaggggcattttttttcctgacaccggggagtaggtggctaagggaaactacgtccactcacctccccggttccagcggtgggtcccgcatcgcggcgctccggtccccgggcgcttcctggtgtctgacgcgggcccgtgacgtgtcaggtccgctcagtcagtgatggaggcgggatccgtttcaagtccgctcagatcccacttctgtcactgactggctgagtggacctgaaacgtaacgtctcgggcctgcgtcagacaccagaaagcggccgagaaccggagcgccgcgatgcgggacccaccactGGATCCGGGAAAGTAAGTggatgtcgtttccctcagccaccacctccccggtgtcaggaaaaagaaatgcccccccccccgcggagtacccctttaaagcaacacttccaCTAATGATGCAGCgctaaacactaaagagagggacaagtcagaggacaccccaacccatgccgtgaacatatctacacagtgcaggacagtatcctagacaGATGAACaaatctggatagagcaaagcagccaagggccTACGTACTCTCTTGCAGCACAagtgacaccggataatttcggacactttGCTTAACTCAGggaaccaagactggggcttgtgtcaccctggcagGACAGGTAACTTGACAGTACAGGGCAAAAAAGGTGGTGTAGCAACGAAGGTCGAAAAAACGGGCACAAGTATTATTCTTCTTCTCAATTCTTCTtctaaaagttccggcagagcacagtactgcaTTGGGtagggactctcaagacaaactcctctccgctTCTCTGAActttctactcttctcagcacgtaaCAAAGTCAACACTGCTATTCTGCCCACTACCTGAAATCTGTCCCCCAGCGTCACTTCCTTGTCCTGTATTACCAGAGTAAGTAAAGGAAAGTTTATTCATTCTACAGTggtcattgcaccagcacctacacaggggaaatgacccaaggacggtgtagcccttctgtgggtggtggtaccgacagtcacatctccactccggaccaaggtattaagagcccaagggacccatcccaACCGACCATTGGagagcaatatagccagccactaaaAGCAGCTACAACACCAAACCTGTGGGCTGAACcaacactggcgtcacgacaactttctagccggctgagctatattccaccgaccaaccaccatagaagtggcgtcacacctaaccatctagCAAATGACTGGTCGCAGAGCTACCACAGTAACTTAGGGGTTAACTGTGAGCATGTATTGCCTCAGGTCTATGCCATTGTATGGGTTCAGACTGAgaaccaatccctgagctgggtGCCACTCAGTTGCCCTTCCTATCTCTGTGTCCTATTGCAGAGCAGCTTCTTAGCCTCCCTGCCCAATCAGGTAGCCCAGTAATATTTCCAGTAATATCTCCAattgctggactctgtggttcttctgcACAATCACCTGAACTACACCAACCTATTGATGGGCGTGTTAGTATATCCATGGCTGGATACATACCGCTCCTGGCCACCGAGACAAATGCCTCAACATCTGCCCACCTAACACCGCCTGTCTCCCCTGGGTtaccgggagaggaggaggaggaggaggaggaggaggatg
The Dendropsophus ebraccatus isolate aDenEbr1 unplaced genomic scaffold, aDenEbr1.pat pat_scaffold_1231_ctg1, whole genome shotgun sequence genome window above contains:
- the LOC138775002 gene encoding protein transport protein Sec16B-like, which gives rise to MDHGPPHWYSQPHPGPPADLDPWRGGYPPPPPYHHIQGAYGYYLPYPVQGGHQAWPNPWMDYYSQYSANNSRHIDQRRPPSRAEVYERRPPLRAEVYERRPPSRAEVYERRPPSRAEVYERRPPSSAEVYERRPPSRAEVYERRPPSRAEVYERRPPSRAEVYERRPPSRAEVYERRPPSRAEVYERRPPSRAEVYERRPLSRAEVYERRPPSRAEVYERRPPSRAEVYERRPPSRAEVYGRREAYHSLSRLRGCDDYSVQHPVERSCESAVDRLEYSSSTGHSLLSQYGDSGMSSSSYELSQYMQDPADLIYSWNPLQDDTLEQTPQPTAPLKFPLPHVTVAFGAQGQLIRVCPNFPDEGQPALVEIHSLEVLLHDTSEQEEMRGFPGPVQREDLHKVDVLNYCQQNVRQCLRSPGAHGHHNALLWQVLLQMCRQNG